In Symphalangus syndactylus isolate Jambi chromosome 14, NHGRI_mSymSyn1-v2.1_pri, whole genome shotgun sequence, one DNA window encodes the following:
- the LOC129463049 gene encoding phospholipid-transporting ATPase ABCA3-like, giving the protein MDPVARRLLWNAVAQAHESGKAIVITSHSMEECEALCTRLAMMVQGQFKCLGSPQHLKSKFGSGYSLWAKVQSEGQQEALEEFKAFVDLTFPGNVLEDKHQGMVHYHLLGQDLSWVKVFGTLEQAKKKYMLDD; this is encoded by the exons ATGGACCCCGTGGCCCGGCGCCTGCTCTGGAATGCTGTGGCACAAGCCCATGAGTCCGGCAAGGCCATCGTCATCACCTCCCATAG CATGGAGGAGTGTGAGGCCCTGTGCACCCGGCTGGCCATGATGGTGCAGGGGCAGTTCAAGTGCCTGGGCAGCCCCCAGCACCTCAAGAGCAAGTTCGGCAGCGGCTACTCCCTGTGGGCCAAGGTGCAGAGCGAAGGGCAGCAGGAGGCGCTGGAGGAGTTCAAGGCCTTCGTGGACCTGACCTTTCCAG GCAACGTCCTGGAAGACAAGCACCAAGGCATGGTCCATTACCACCTGCTGGGCCAAGACCTCAGCTGGGTGAAG gTGTTTGGCACTCTGGAGCAAGCCAAGAAGAAGTACATGCTGGATGACTAG